A DNA window from Vigna angularis cultivar LongXiaoDou No.4 chromosome 1, ASM1680809v1, whole genome shotgun sequence contains the following coding sequences:
- the LOC108323322 gene encoding DNA-(apurinic or apyrimidinic site) endonuclease 2 isoform X2: MKMVSYNVNGLRQRISQFGSLRNLLNSFDADILCFQETKLRRQELTADLIMADGYESFFSCTRTSQKGRTGYSGVITFCRVKSAFSSNEVALPLAAEEGFTGLLENSQTSKDELPFMTDDLKEFSKDELISLDSEGRCIITDHTHFVLFNVYGPRAASDDTERIQFKQKFYSVLKKRWESLLHQGRRICVVGDLNIAPFAIDRCDAGADFENNEREAYTCWSQSTGAEVFNFGSRIDHILFSGSCLHESDDLQWHSFVRCHVKECDILTQYKRCKPESTPSAHRWKEGRSIKLEGSDHAPVFVSLHEISEVSLHSTPSLSARYVPMVHGIQQTLVSVLMKRKVSEQIKSCKMAHEDIAIHSTYEGEEPVNRAASSATSPNECRILPRQVYKGSILKPNEVSGGSSQEAVSKSVNESEKSIMHKCKKPNKKARNSQSSQLSLRSFFQRSTNLDNDINGSSYTDCSTSQDEPSQPNPQLHETPTVSDHSISPKQCSLDTDARDQDLAGPKDSSIKEEKSNLASLEWQRIQQLMQNSIPICKGHKEPCIARVVKKQGPNFGRRFYVCARAEGPASNPEANCGYFGWASSKSRNK; the protein is encoded by the exons ATGAAGATGGTGAGTTACAACGTGAATGGCCTGAGACAGCGCATATCGCAGTTCGGGTCGCTCCGGAATCTGCTAAATTCATTCGACGCCGACATCCTTTGTTTTCAGGAGACCAAACTTCGGAGACAGGAACTTACGGCGGACTTGATCATGGCGGACGGTTACGAATCCTTCTTTTCCTGCACCCGCACCTCCCAGAAGGGCCGAACTGGCTATTCCG GCGTTATTACGTTTTGTCGTGTAAAATCAGCATTTTCTAGTAATGAAGTGGCATTGCCACTAGCAGCAGAGGAAGGCTTTACTGGACTTCTGGAAAACTCTCAAACTAGCAAAGATGAATTGCCGTTCATGACAGATGATCTAAAGGAATTTTCAAAAGATGAGCTTATAAGTCTTGATAGTGAGGGGCGATGCATTATCACGGATCACACTCACTTTG TTCTTTTCAATGTGTATGGGCCTCGAGCTGCAAGTGATGACACCGAGAGGATTCAGTTTAAGCAAAAATTTTACAGCGTATTAAAG AAAAGATGGGAGTCTCTCCTGCATCAAGGAAGGAGAATATGTGTTGTTGGTGATCTCAATATTGCCCCATTTGCAATTGATCGATGTGATGCAGGAGctgattttgaaaataatga AAGGGAAGCATACACCTGTTGGTCGCAAAGTACAGGTGCTGAAGTATTCAACTTTGGGAGTAGAATTGACCATATACTGTTTTCTGGTTCATGCCTACATGAATCAGATGACCTGCAATGGCATAGTTTTGTAAGATGTCATGTCAAGGAATGTGACATTCTGACACAGTACAAACGGTGTAAGCCTGAAAGCACTCCGAG TGCCCATAGGTGGAAGGAAGGGCGCAGCATTAAACTGGAAGGATCTGATCATGCTCCAGTTTTTGTGTCTTTACATGAAATTTCTGAGGTCTCTCTGCACAGTACTCCTTCCTTATCTGCTAGATATGTTCCCATGGTTCACGGCATACAACAAACTCTGG TGTCAGTGTTGATGAAAAGGAAAGTTTCTGAACAAATTAAATCATGCAAGATGGCACATGAAGACATTGCAATCCATAGTACTTATGAGGGAGAAGAACCAGTTAACAGAGCTGCTTCATCTGCAACCAGTCCAAATGAATGTCGAATTCTTCCAAGACAAGTTTATAAAGGTAGCATTTTGAAACCAAATGAAGTTTCCGGAGGCTCTTCTCAGGAGGCTGTTTCTAAATCAGTGAATGAAAGTGAAAAATCAATAATGCACAAGTGTAAAAAACCCAACAAAAAAGCTAGAAATAGTCAATCGTCCCAGCTCTCACTTCGGTCATTTTTCCAGAGAAGTACAAATCTTGACAATGACATCAATGGCTCCTCGTATACTGATTGCTCAACTAGTCAGGATGAACCTTCTCAACCCAACCCTCAGTTACATGAAACTCCTACAGTGTCTGATCACAGTATCAGTCCCAAGCAATGTTCGTTGGATACTGATGCACGTGATCAGGATTTAGCTGGGCCAAAGGATAGTTCCATAAAGGAAGAAAAGAGTAATCTGGCTTCATTAGAGTGGCAACGAATACAACAGTTGATGCAGAATAGCATACCTATTTGCAAGGGCCATAAGGAACCTTGTATAGCTCGGGTGGTGAAAAAACAAGGACCAAATTTTGGCCGCAGATTCTATGTTTGTGCTCGCGCTGAG GGCCCTGCGTCTAATCCTGAGGCAAACTGCGGTTACTTTGGATGGGCTTCTTCAAAGTCTAGGAATAAATAA
- the LOC108323322 gene encoding DNA-(apurinic or apyrimidinic site) endonuclease 2 isoform X1 encodes MKMVSYNVNGLRQRISQFGSLRNLLNSFDADILCFQETKLRRQELTADLIMADGYESFFSCTRTSQKGRTGYSGVITFCRVKSAFSSNEVALPLAAEEGFTGLLENSQTSKDELPFMTDDLKEFSKDELISLDSEGRCIITDHTHFVLFNVYGPRAASDDTERIQFKQKFYSVLKKRWESLLHQGRRICVVGDLNIAPFAIDRCDAGADFENNEFRKWFKSMLIENGGQFCDAFRAKHPDRREAYTCWSQSTGAEVFNFGSRIDHILFSGSCLHESDDLQWHSFVRCHVKECDILTQYKRCKPESTPSAHRWKEGRSIKLEGSDHAPVFVSLHEISEVSLHSTPSLSARYVPMVHGIQQTLVSVLMKRKVSEQIKSCKMAHEDIAIHSTYEGEEPVNRAASSATSPNECRILPRQVYKGSILKPNEVSGGSSQEAVSKSVNESEKSIMHKCKKPNKKARNSQSSQLSLRSFFQRSTNLDNDINGSSYTDCSTSQDEPSQPNPQLHETPTVSDHSISPKQCSLDTDARDQDLAGPKDSSIKEEKSNLASLEWQRIQQLMQNSIPICKGHKEPCIARVVKKQGPNFGRRFYVCARAEGPASNPEANCGYFGWASSKSRNK; translated from the exons ATGAAGATGGTGAGTTACAACGTGAATGGCCTGAGACAGCGCATATCGCAGTTCGGGTCGCTCCGGAATCTGCTAAATTCATTCGACGCCGACATCCTTTGTTTTCAGGAGACCAAACTTCGGAGACAGGAACTTACGGCGGACTTGATCATGGCGGACGGTTACGAATCCTTCTTTTCCTGCACCCGCACCTCCCAGAAGGGCCGAACTGGCTATTCCG GCGTTATTACGTTTTGTCGTGTAAAATCAGCATTTTCTAGTAATGAAGTGGCATTGCCACTAGCAGCAGAGGAAGGCTTTACTGGACTTCTGGAAAACTCTCAAACTAGCAAAGATGAATTGCCGTTCATGACAGATGATCTAAAGGAATTTTCAAAAGATGAGCTTATAAGTCTTGATAGTGAGGGGCGATGCATTATCACGGATCACACTCACTTTG TTCTTTTCAATGTGTATGGGCCTCGAGCTGCAAGTGATGACACCGAGAGGATTCAGTTTAAGCAAAAATTTTACAGCGTATTAAAG AAAAGATGGGAGTCTCTCCTGCATCAAGGAAGGAGAATATGTGTTGTTGGTGATCTCAATATTGCCCCATTTGCAATTGATCGATGTGATGCAGGAGctgattttgaaaataatga ATTTAGAAAATGGTTCAAATCAATGTTAATTGAAAACGGCGGTCAATTTTGTGATGCCTTCAGAGCTAAACATCCTGACAG AAGGGAAGCATACACCTGTTGGTCGCAAAGTACAGGTGCTGAAGTATTCAACTTTGGGAGTAGAATTGACCATATACTGTTTTCTGGTTCATGCCTACATGAATCAGATGACCTGCAATGGCATAGTTTTGTAAGATGTCATGTCAAGGAATGTGACATTCTGACACAGTACAAACGGTGTAAGCCTGAAAGCACTCCGAG TGCCCATAGGTGGAAGGAAGGGCGCAGCATTAAACTGGAAGGATCTGATCATGCTCCAGTTTTTGTGTCTTTACATGAAATTTCTGAGGTCTCTCTGCACAGTACTCCTTCCTTATCTGCTAGATATGTTCCCATGGTTCACGGCATACAACAAACTCTGG TGTCAGTGTTGATGAAAAGGAAAGTTTCTGAACAAATTAAATCATGCAAGATGGCACATGAAGACATTGCAATCCATAGTACTTATGAGGGAGAAGAACCAGTTAACAGAGCTGCTTCATCTGCAACCAGTCCAAATGAATGTCGAATTCTTCCAAGACAAGTTTATAAAGGTAGCATTTTGAAACCAAATGAAGTTTCCGGAGGCTCTTCTCAGGAGGCTGTTTCTAAATCAGTGAATGAAAGTGAAAAATCAATAATGCACAAGTGTAAAAAACCCAACAAAAAAGCTAGAAATAGTCAATCGTCCCAGCTCTCACTTCGGTCATTTTTCCAGAGAAGTACAAATCTTGACAATGACATCAATGGCTCCTCGTATACTGATTGCTCAACTAGTCAGGATGAACCTTCTCAACCCAACCCTCAGTTACATGAAACTCCTACAGTGTCTGATCACAGTATCAGTCCCAAGCAATGTTCGTTGGATACTGATGCACGTGATCAGGATTTAGCTGGGCCAAAGGATAGTTCCATAAAGGAAGAAAAGAGTAATCTGGCTTCATTAGAGTGGCAACGAATACAACAGTTGATGCAGAATAGCATACCTATTTGCAAGGGCCATAAGGAACCTTGTATAGCTCGGGTGGTGAAAAAACAAGGACCAAATTTTGGCCGCAGATTCTATGTTTGTGCTCGCGCTGAG GGCCCTGCGTCTAATCCTGAGGCAAACTGCGGTTACTTTGGATGGGCTTCTTCAAAGTCTAGGAATAAATAA
- the LOC108328609 gene encoding protein FAR-RED IMPAIRED RESPONSE 1-like, translating to MASEEVACAVNNDSTENVNDIVPKIHMWFDTIEEVKSFYTDYAVRSGFGVRIRTSRRNKNNDLIFLKLVCSREGKYLSSIAPEWKTQPSQKNQCPAGITVVMKEGRWQVRTVVIEHSHDMCPNNSNLIRGNRRINMHVKHTLNINDNSGVRINKSIISLVNEAGGFENMQFVERDARNYIGQQRRTLCKEGDGQTLLRYFSRMRELNNDFFYDMEMDDENRISSVFWADARSRAACVDFGDVVSFDTTYLTNKYDMPFAPFVGVNHHGHSILLGCALTSAEDTRTFTWLFSTWLRCMSNKAPKGIMTDQCKAMSNAINVVFPNTKHRWCLWHIMKKIPEKLQGYKCYKAIKTELKRLVYDTVSYEDFELGWANLMSCQGLENNDWLNSLYADRQRWVPCYMKHQFWAGMSTTQRSEGMNAFFDGFINSSTTLQQFVQQYDNALRQKAQKELEADFSSMNTTLPCGSQSLIERQYQTEYTQAKFVEVQNEFRSRMNCFIKNMTKEGTITRYTVKEDFIWEGHEDVRNVPTKYVLRRWSKNVRRRHTLIKASYTNNIEDPKMQRYQALCKRFYDIAEVACDSETASDNLLSDLNCIAKTLGVCTSTTLSMVNDASHMDGRLHCNEEVQPSCEIDGLLVRSPVAVKRKGRPRTKRLQSTVEKITKKKKSHATKTKHARNSNVSNRHTCRLSLNNKCFWTI from the exons ATGGCGTCTGAAGAAGTAGCTTGTGCGGTGAACAACGATTCCACTGAGAATGTGAATGATATTGTCCCTAAAATTCATATGTGGTTTGATACAATTGAAGAGGTTAAAAGTTTTTACACTGACTATGCTGTGAGGAGTGGTTTTGGTGTTCGGATAAGGACTTCTAGGAGAAATAAGAACAACGACTTAATCTTCCTTAAATTAGTTTGCTCTAGGGAAGGGAAGTACCTATCTTCCATTGCTCCAGAATGGAAAACCCAGCCAAGTCAGAAAAACCAATGTCCAGCTGGAATAACTGTTGTTATGAAAGAAGGAAGATGGCAGGTAAGAACAGTTGTTATTGAACACAGCCATGACATGTGTCCAAATAACTCCAACCTTATACGTGGTAATCGAAGAATTAATATGCATGTGAAGCACACCCTTAATATCAATGATAATTCTGGTGTTCGCATTAACAAAAGTATCATATCTTTGGTGAATGAGGCCGGTGGGTTTGAAAATATGCAATTCGTGGAACGTGATGCCCGTAATTACATTGGGCAGCAGAGAAGAACTCTTTGTAAGGAAGGTGATGGCCAAAcacttttaagatatttttcaaGAATGAGAGAATTAAACAATGATTTTTTCTATGATATGGAAATGGACGACGAGAACCGAATAAGCAGTGTCTTTTGGGCCGATGCACGAAGTCGCGCAGCATGTGTAGATTTTGGTGATGTTGTGTCGTTTGACACAACCTACCTAACAAACAAATATGATATGCCATTTGCACCATTTGTTGGTGTTAATCATCATGGTCATTCAATATTACTGGGTTGTGCTTTGACTTCTGCAGAGGACACTAGGACATTCACATGGTTATTTTCAACTTGGCTTAGATGTATGTCAAACAAGGCTCCTAAAGGTATCATGACTGATCAATGCAAGGCAATGTCCAATGCCATAAATGTTGTGtttccaaacacaaaacacCGTTGGTGCTTGTGGcacataatgaaaaaaatacctGAGAAGTTGCAAGGCTACAAATGCTATAAAGCAATAAAAACTGAACTTAAGAGGCTTGTGTATGACACAGTCAGTTATGAAGACTTTGAGTTAGGCTGGGCAAATTTAATGTCATGTCAAGGGTTAGAGAATAATGATTGGCTAAATTCATTGTATGCAGATAGACAACGATGGGTTCCTTGTTATATGAAACATCAATTTTGGGCGGGAATGTCAACTACCCAACGAAGTGAGGGCATGAATGCATTCTTTGATGGATTCATAAATTCAAGTACAACACTTCAACAATTTGTGCAGCAGTACGATAACGCCCTACGACAAAAAGCGCAAAAAGAACTTGAGGCCGATTTTTCTTCAATGAATACGACTCTACCATGTGGATCTCAATCTCTTATTGAAAGACAATACCAAACCGAGTACACACAGGCAAAATTTGTGGAAGTTCAAAACGAATTTCGGTCACGCATGAACTGCTTCATAAAAAACATGACAAAAGAAGGTACAATAACTAGGTACACTGTTAAAGAAGACTTCATATGGGAGG GGCATGAAGATGTGCGTAATGTACCAACAAAATATGTTTTGCGTAGGTGGAGCAAAAATGTCCGTAGAAGACATACTCTCATTAAAGCATCTTACACCAACAACATTGAAGACCCTAAGATGCAAAGATACCAAGCTTTGTGTAAGCGTTTCTATGACATCGCAGAGGTTGCTTGTGATTCTGAGACTGCATCTGATAACTTGCTTTCGGATTTAAACTGTATAGCCAAAACATTGGGTGTATGTACATCAACGACATTGTCGATGGTCAATGATGCATCTCACATGGATGGACGTCTGCATTGTAATGAAGAGGTTCAACCTAGCTGTGAAATTGATGGCTTACTTGTGCGCAGTCCTGTAGCTGTCAAACGCAAAGGCCGACCCAGGACAAAAAGGTTGCAATCAACAGttgaaaaaattacaaaaaagaaaaagtcccATGCTACTAAAACCAAACATGCAAGGAATTCCAATGTTAGTAATAGACACACATGTCGTTTGTCTCTCAACAATAAATGCTTCTGGACGATATGA